The following nucleotide sequence is from Choristoneura fumiferana chromosome 22, NRCan_CFum_1, whole genome shotgun sequence.
GTTAACaccatttgacctagtcccaaaataagcaaagcttgtgtacatACTTTGGTGCTAGTTATGTAGATGATATACTTTTCTTGATTGTAGTTAACTTCGTTCATTGAACTTTTTCGCTCAAATACGATGAACAACCATTTAGCACTACATCAGTACCGGGAGACATCATtaatactgtacctacttaattattacGTTCAGAAATCAGTTAAGTCCATCGCACTTTCTTTAACGTCAGTTAAAATTGACGAAGCGATTGATTCTGAAACTTCCTTgaaacaaactgaatcatgatTATAACCTACTTGCGTAGCCGCGTAGGTAATGAAGTGAGTTAGATTCTGGTTGAATCtttacgtaataaataaccAGCTGGATTATTTACAATGGCTTAtacttctaatattataaataagaaagtttaTGAGTATTGTCTTGGGGTCTTGTAGTCTAAACGGAACGGTTTTGCCATTTCAATCTGTCAATCCGTCCGTCctggcttagcttagagactattAGTTGCTATTagtgctgtaattttgcaaggttatttattattatagatcatataggtacatactagCAATTACAGTTGTGTTAACCATCCTGGTGGCAGTTGAATTGGAAATTCATGTCTGCGTTTGGTACCTATTTTGGGATTTTTACACGTACACATCCTGATCTCGGGGAAATAACGAAATAAAACCTGTTGGTACCAATGGTACGAGTACACCACATTTGTGACCCCAATACTACCTACTATACTACGAAAGAAGATTGAGTATAGCTGCACGAGACATTAACCCACTAAGCACAAACCTTACCGAAACATCGCTGCAATGTTGATCTAGCTCACAATATCAACGTTGCCAACGAACCTTGCCAGAAAGTTGCCAAAACATACATTATCAAGGAGTTTGAATGCCACATATGCAATGTTGCCGCATCTTGCAGCAACCTTGCAAATAAaacgttacaaaataaatgttgcctAAAAGTGCCATATCAAACTTactgtaagttatttttataacgttattgtaactttgcatgCTTAACAATTTGAAAGTTGCAAACGCAATCTTACTGCAATGTTTCAAGCGGTAACGTTATAATAGAAACGTTTTTGTAACGTTTCACATCATAGTTACCTTAATATATATGTGCAACTTTGCTACAAGGTTAGTTTTACTACATTACTTCTGTTAAGTTGTCTAAAgctttaaaatgaaacattttaaacGTTACAACGGTAAAGTTCCTGCAGCTTACAATTCTGTCGTTAAATCAACGTTTCCAAGGAAACTTCCAAgtaagctaccacaacttaaaattgtaacgtttttgaacattacttgagcaatgtttttgcaaagtagcgtgacaaatgtacctataagttacatgcgcaatattgttgtaactttgcatgttaaatattttgaaagttccaaccgcaatcatgcagcaacctttgaaatataatgttatattataaagttacagtaacctaccgccaaatagttagtgaaatttacatatgcaactttgctgcaaagttggttttgttacattattcatgttaagttgccctaagctttaaattgcaacattttaaaacgttacaacgatgatgttcctgcaacgttaaattctggcgtttaatgtacggtgccaaaaaaacttccacgtaagctaccacgacttaaaattgtaacgttttcgaacattacttgagcaatgtttttgcaaagtaacgtgacaaatgtacctataagttacttgcgcaatattattgtaactttgcatgataaatattttgaaagttccaaccgcaatcatgcagcaacctttgaaatataatgttatattataaagttacagtaacctaccgccaaatagttagtgaaatttacatatgcaactttgctgcaaagttggttttgttacattattcatgttaagttgccctaagctttaaattgcaacattttaaaacgttacaacgatgatgttcctgcaacgttaaattctggcgtttaatgtacggtgccaaaaaaacttccacgtagctaccacaacttaaaattgtaacgttttcgaacattacttgagcaatgttttttGCAAAGTAACGTGACAAATGTACCAATAAGTTACTTGCGCAATATTATTGTAACTTTggcatgttaaatattttgaaagttccaactgcaatcatgcagcaacctttgaaatataatgttatatttaaaagttacagtaacctaccgccaaatggttagtgaaatttacatatgcaactttgctgcaaagttagttttgttatattgttcatgttaagttgccctaagctttaaattgaaacatttaaaaacattataacgatgatgttcctgcaacgttaaattctggcgtttaatgtacgttgtcaaaaaaacttccacgtaagctaccgcagcttgattttttatgttttcagaCATGCATGACTTTGCATTGCTACAGAAAAGTAGCGtgattaatgtacctataagttacttgtgtaatattgttgtaacattgcttgtttaatattttgaaacttACAACCGCAATCATACAGCAacgttttaaatacttacctgttttaaaaaaaacatttcacaacctgttttaaaaaaatcattttacaaCCACCCGACCCGACACTCAGGTCTTGACATACTGAACAGAAAGGTTGAATACGCTATTTTTCTCTTAGGCCATTTTAAACCTACTCAACAATAAATAAGGTTGAAAATTCTACATATACATGAAATGTACTTCTAAACTTTTTCGTAAGTAACTGGTTGGCGATTTCGGGAACAAAAAGCAGGACAAAAGTATTGTATAGATACAATTGctattgtatgtacctaggtcaaagtctaagaacttagTCACTAAACTCggccgtctagacagagcaacgaTGAGGTGCGGTGCGAGGGAGAGCGGCGTGGCGTGGCCCTGCGGGCGCCCCGTGCACTCCGACGTTCAGTGCGCGATGGTACTGGCTGCGAAGTGTCGCGTCGCAATTTTTcgtgaatataatttaataatttgttccGATATAGGAGAggccaatttattataaatgcggtgCGGGGCGGGGCGCGGCGCAGGCAGACTGTGAGCGATTGCTTGCTAGGCGGCATCTGTGGCGGCATTATCAAAAAGAAACAGAAAGCCACCGCCGCGCGGCAATTCGCTTTTTAATTCCCGACGATCGCGACTCGGTATAAGTGTGAACTAAGGCATcgatattaagtaataatatatctacttacaaactaaacaaaattacgacttcatcgtattacttcttttattcatcatcatcatcatcattatattcaTACTTAGTCCGAGATAACAATGTAGTTTCGTCCTTTCCTGCTATTTGAACGCGACGTTAAAAGACACcataagaaacaaaaaacaggTCCTGGCAACACTAAGAGATTGCATCATTCGTTGTTTTCGCGCTCAACGCACTTgacacgaaaaaaaattttaagctaattacttaattattttgataGTAAGAAGGTTGAGGAAGGATCATACTTCTAAAGATAATAATGCCAAAAACACCGAGAAAGAATTTGGATAGTAAGATCCAAGAACTGGAGAAGagattagaaaaatataagaaCCGGGTAATGGCGGCGCCGCCGCAACCGCAACCCCAGTGTTTTAGAGGTGAGTGTTTAGTGTTTACACAATAAACAGTGCTTATCCAAATAGATTTAGACCTTTTTTGGATATATTTTCTAATCTTATCATGATcagagaattttttttttctcgaaagTTTAATATTACACGTAACCTCTCCTTTTATTGGCATTATCGTATGACGGTTTTGCGCTCTATCCGTAGGATGGAGATGGGTCGAATCTTTACAAAATTGACAAGACTACTTAGCATTATCGTGTGACGATTTTGCGCTCTATCCGTGGGATGGAGATGGGTCAAATCTTAACATGTTGTCAAAAGCCTAACCTAACTTTTTTCCAAAACGACTTCTTATCAGTCTAATAATATTTCAGCTCAGACACCAGAGCTGGAGATTATAGAAACAGACCCAGAGGCCCCAGAGCTAGAGGCTGACCCAGAAACTATGGACTCGGAGCCAATTAATGGTGATGAAAACGACTCGGAGGGGCTCGATCCCGAGATGTTACTAGCTCTGGGAGAGCCAACCAGTGGGGAGAGATTATATGGTGAAAAGGTAAATGAACAAATTTATATGACAATCAAGAATATCTTAATAGAGGGCCTCcccaaacaaaataaagaaaagattATGGAATCTTTACTGGTCCCAAGCAATTGCAAATTGCTGGATGCCCCAAAATTGAATCTTCAACTTCTGGGACTTCTGAATAACCCATCTAAAACAAGGGATAAATTATTACAAGAGAGGCAGCAAGAGATGGGCTTGGCCCTCGCTAATATCTGCCAAGTGATACAACAATTATCGAGAAAGGACTTCGATAAGATGAATATTGTCAAGAAACTCAGCGACACGTCTCGAGTTCTGAGTAACTTGCATTTTCAATATACTGAAATTCGGAGAAGACTGATAAGCCCTTATTTGGACAAGAATTTAACCGAGAGTTTAAAAGAAAACAAGAGAGACGAATACTTGTATGCAAACCTTGACGATTCACTCAAGTCATTTTCAGCAATCAAAAGAGCATCTAGTGTTCTTAAACCCAAGGGAAACATGCAAGCCAAGACTTTGCAGTCAAAAAACTTTCAAGCTCCTCCACGCCGTCCGATCCCAAACCAGGCCCATCCTCCCAGAGGATCGTTCCGGGGAGGAACCCAGCATCGCTATCAACCCCGTCACCCCTACAAGCCTCAAGAGAACAGACATGCGGGACCATCACTGAGGGGCCGTGCCAAGTATCCCTAGACTCAGAGGTACCTTTTGCTGCTAGActgtattattataaagaaTGTTGGGCAAAAATTGCGCAAGACCCCACTATTTTAGAATGGATAACAGGGTATAAGATCCCTTTTACATGTTTaccttttcaaaataattgtccacaaaataataatttcaatcaATCTGATCAGGAGATATTGACTACTGAGATAGCTAAATTATTAAAACTGGGGGTTATATCTAAATGTAAATCTACTAAGGGACAATTCTTATCTCGTATTTTTACTATTCCTAAGAAAGACGGTACTCATCGATTTATACTCAATTTAAAAGAGCTGAACTTCTATATTGAAGTGtgtcattttaaattagaagATATTCGaactttatgtaaattattaacaCAGGGTGACTTCATGTGTaccatagatttaaaaaatgcaTACTACTTATGTCCAATACATCCATCACACAAAAAGTATTTGAGGTTCCAATTTAATGGTGTGCTATATGAATACAATTGCTTGCCTTTTGGTTTGAGCACTGCGCCATTTGTATTTACTAAGCTGCTAAAGCCAATAATAGGGTATCTCAGGGAAAAAGGGATCCGTTTAGTGATCTATCTTGATGATATGATTTGTCTCGGTTCatcttacaatgaatgtgtcaACAATATGAAAGTCTTAAATGATAATTTAATGTGTTTAGGTTTTATCATAAATAATGAAAAGAGTAATTTTACTCCATCTAATATCACAGATTTTTtgggttttaaaataaactcTATTCGGATGACTTTAGCTCCAACAAATAATAAACGGGAACGACTATTGATAatgattagaaaatatttaaatttaggtCATTGCTCAGTTAGAGACTTTGCAAAAATGTTAGGAAATTTAGTTTCAGTATGCATGGCAATATCTTATGGTTTTgtttatacaaaaaatttagAAAGAACCAAATTTATGGCTTTGGAACGGTCGGGGGGTAATTATGACAGCATTATGACAATTAGCCAAGATGCTAAAGCAGATCTCAGGTGGTGGAAGGACAATATTATGACTGGATTGTGTCACATAAAGCAGTACATTTTTGCATTAGAGATTTTCTCAGATGCATCCTTATCTGGTTGGGGTGCAGTTTGCAAGGGAAAGACAGCTAAGGGAAATTGGTCAGTAGGAGAAAAAGAAAATCACATTAATTATCTTGAACTAATGGCAGCATATTTTGCATTACGATGTTTTGCTAGCGATCAGAGCCAGTGTGAGATTTTATTAAGGATAGATAATACTACGGCCATCTCTTATATAAATAGAATGGGTTCGGTTCAATTTCCTCAATTAAATAACCTTGCAAAGCAGATTTGGAAATGGTGTGAAGTAAGAGATCTGTGGATTTATGCTTCTTATATTAAATCCAAAGATAATTTGGAGGCAGATTATGAATCACGGAGTTCAAACTTAGATATAGAATGGGAGTTATCGGAAGAAGTTTTTCAAAAGATAGTGGGAACATTAGGTTATCCTACTATAGACCTGTTTGCTTCTcgggtaaataaaaaatgtgataaatacATTTCCTGGCACAGAGATCCATTTGCCTGGAACATTGATGCCTTTACAGTGCAATGGGGGGAATTTTTTTACGCATTCCCTCCATtctcattaattttaaaagtattacGTAAGATTAAGACTGATAAGGCAACtggaattttaatatttccaGTGTGGCCCACTCAAGCTTGGTACCCACTATTAAAATCTCTGACTGTCTCGAAAGTACTTAAATTTGGTCCATCTGAAGATTTATTAATGTCTCCTTGCAGGTCACCACATCCCTTACATGCTCAACTTATCCTGGGGGCCTGTGTATTATCAGGGAATCAATGAAGAGGAGAATGATACCTAATGATGCAATTGATGTTATGATAGCATCCCTAGCAAAGAATAGCCTAAGACAATATGATTCTTGTTTACGTCAGTGGTGGCAATTCTGTAAATCTCATAATGAAGATTTAGTGAGCATTTCTGTACCCAAGATTATATCATATTTAATGTTAATATTTAAGAAGGGAGCTTCATACCAGACTTTGAATTGCCACCGATCAGCTCTATCTTTAATTATAGGTAGTAATTTAGGCAATGATGATAGAATAAAACGCTGGTTTAAGGGAGTTTATAAACTTCGACCATGCATACCTAGATATTCAAGTACATGGGATCCAGCCACTGTTCTGTCTTACCTAAAACATTGGTTTCCTTTAGAGACTCTAGATTTAAGAAAACTGACATTAAAATCTGCTATGTTATTGGCCTTAACCACTGGCCAGAGAGTGCAGACCCTATctcttattaaatttaataacattatACACAGAGAAGAGGGCATTGATATTATTTTAACGGATATTCAAAAGACATCGGCGCCGGGGCGATTTATGAATAAATTGTCTCTACCATTTTTTATCAATAACCCAGATATTTGCCCAGCAAAGACCCTTTTACAGTATTTAAAGGTAACAAATGGATTAAGACGGAACAGTAACTGCGTAAGATTGTTTCTTACGGTAAAAAGTCCTCATAAACCAGCTTCGACACAAACAATAAGTAGATGGCTCAAATCAGTAATGAAAGTCAGTGGTATAGATGTCAATAAGTTTACATCACACTCGACTCGTCACGCCGCGTCATCGCAGGCACACCGGGCAGGTCTTACAACAGACAGTATCCTAAGAGCTGTTGGGTGGTCTAGTAGATCGACTACTTTTGCGAGGCACTATAACAGACCTCTCATTAGCGATGATAATGCGCAAGATCTTTTTGCCAGATCTGTGGTATTGCCTAGCACctaagtaattattataatgttgaGATAGTAATGAAGAATGTGATCTATCAAAGACTGTTTATTACCTAACTAGGTGTTATACTAAAATAAGGTTTAAATTGTAACATGattattctattttttgttaaattttgaagaagagttttagttttttaattattggagaataaatattcaaattgaTCTAGATatctaaatgtttattttcttctcTAAACATCTACATTGTTATCTCGGACTAAGTATGAATATAATGATAggattaaacgaacttacctgaagTGAAGTTCTATCCTGATTATATGAAGTACTTAGTCCGAGATAAGGGAGCTTCCCGCCCCCCTCTCGGATAGTTACTTTTGACTATCCCCCCTACTAATCTAAGGGATATGCTATGCTATGATAACTCTAAACGTAATGATGCAATCTCTTAGTGTTGCCAGGAcctgttttttgtttcttatgGTGTCTTTAACGTCGCGTTTCAAATAGCAGGAAAGGACGAAACTACATTGTTATCTCGGACTAAGTACTTCATATAATCAGGATAGAACTTCActtcaggtaagttcgtttaatcctatcattattacgacttcacaaaaaatgttagaaccccttcttctgtgaccttctagagtccaatgttatcctgaatggactataggcaGTAATGAATGCAGCTACATAATTATACCcacattaatttatacatacctacctttATTATAGGAACGGTACTTGCATAATTACTTTTTGTGACAACTCTGTGATACATTTCTAGTGTCTAGCCGATTGTCGGCATTTCGCGctcagacaaataaaattaaaccactGTACGTTTTCTACACTGTGCCTAGGTAATCACAAATTCACttcaaaaatgttttaactATAAGTACAAGCCGAACTATACACCGAATAGGTATAAACTGACACTTTCAACTCACTCTTTCGTGTGAAAACGATATGTgtgcaagtacctacttagtgcAATATAATTGTCTCCATTCTCCGTCAACGCCATAATTAAGTgatttaagggcaacacacacagagagcgggcgcggtcGTGCGCccggcccgcgacgggcgtatttgcatggcggtatatggaagccttcacacagaacgcgggcgcgggcgcgggtcgtgcgcgggcccgcgcccgtcgcccgtcgtcacaaacagcgcgcgggccgagcgcagagttaccaactctcaaaaatatttatccctaaaacttaagttaaaaacccctaaaattgctataattaattggaaagaagagtagtggtggttggctgttgtgtaagcatttgcgatactgcgatgcgatgcgatgcgatgcgaagcgatgcgatgcgaagcgatgcgatgcgatgcgaagcgatgcgaagcgatgcgaagcgatgcgaagcgatgcgaagcgatgcgaagcgatgcgaagcgatgcgaagcgatgcgaagcgatgcgaagcgatgcgaagcgatgcgaagcgatgcgaagcgatgcgaagcgatgcgaagcgatgcgaagcgatgcgaagcgatgcgaagcgatacgatgcgaagcgatgcgatgcgatgcgatgcgatgcgatgcgaaaaaaagcgatgcgatgcgaagcgatgcgatgcgaagcgatgcgatgcgaagcgatgcgatgcgatgcgatggatggatgtatgtatggatggatggatggatgaaatatttcctcacattgtttgagaaaagcactatacaagcctcggccagaacagggattgctggactcgttttatccggcctcgtctacgactcggccgtctaccccgaactcgtccatcaatcccttacttcatggcctctgcagtaatgtactattttaagaagaaagtaaaaccgactccaaaaaaaataacaaaaaatggaccGAACGCAAAACCCCTTGAAAGCTCGAAGTCGCGTACCTCAGCACGAGCCCAGCAggtatggaacaatagtcgtctacctcacgatCCTGCTGGGTTGGATCANNNNNNNNNNNNNNNNNNNNNNNNNNNNNNNNNNNNNNNNNNNNNNNNNNNNNNNNNNNNNNNNNNNNNNNNNNNNNNNNNNNNNNNNNNNNNNNNNNNNNNNNNNNNNNNNNNNNNNNNNNNNNNNNNNNNNNNNNNNNNNNNNNNNNNNNNNNNNNNNNNNNNNNNNNNNNNNNNNNNNNNNNNNNNNNNNNNNNNNNNNNNNNNNNNNNNNNNNNNNNNNNNNNNNNNNNNNNNNNNNNNNNNNNNNNNNNNNNNNNNNNNNNNNNNNNNNNNNNNNNNNNNNNNNNNNNNNNNNNNNNNNNNNNNNNNNNNNNNNNNNNNNNNNNNNNNNNNNttgaaatttggaatacttatgtaaattgtgtaacaatTACAATAATCTGGTTAGTGACAGGGCACTGGCGGTCTGAAAGGTTgggttacgtgaaaaaaaaagttgataactaattagaatataatattataattaattaatgtcatATCGTGTAGGTACATTCAACGTAATAATGAAGTGATCACTTTTGCACCTtggcactttaacgtcatgtttgataagccatacgaaattgtgtaacgactgaaagcgacaaggtacctatacctaa
It contains:
- the LOC141440357 gene encoding uncharacterized protein: MPKTPRKNLDSKIQELEKRLEKYKNRVMAAPPQPQPQCFRAQTPELEIIETDPEAPELEADPETMDSEPINGDENDSEGLDPEMLLALGEPTSGERLYGEKVNEQIYMTIKNILIEGLPKQNKEKIMESLLVPSNCKLLDAPKLNLQLLGLLNNPSKTRDKLLQERQQEMGLALANICQVIQQLSRKDFDKMNIVKKLSDTSRVLSNLHFQYTEIRRRLISPYLDKNLTESLKENKRDEYLYANLDDSLKSFSAIKRASSVLKPKGNMQAKTLQSKNFQAPPRRPIPNQAHPPRGSFRGGTQHRYQPRHPYKPQENRHAGPSLRGRAKYP